The Clupea harengus chromosome 5, Ch_v2.0.2, whole genome shotgun sequence genomic sequence GTCTGGTTTACCAGATTTTCCTCCTCATCATGTTGAGGGCACAGCTCTTTTCTGGTCAGCTCTTCTTTAGCCATATTCTTAATGTCTTGTTTGATCTTATCCAGCACATTTTCAGCAAATAGGTTCCTTTTAATCCCATTAATTCCTTTGCCGCGTAGGTGTGTCGACTGGAACAGAGGGTTATAACCTTCATTCGACAAAAATGTGGCATTTTATATGTGGTTGCCTTAGCCAGCATGTTAAATGATTGATAACAATTTGTTTAGAGGGATCGTGGACATAGGCTATGTACCACATTCACATTTCTTCTACATCAAAAGTATATACCTTAATACTAGTACCACTACAATGTACAAGTTCGGTGTACCAGGCAACAATTTTGAATCAGCCTTTCAGTAGCTACCAGAGTACCTTACCTTGCGGCACATGGGACAAACAAATTGTCCGTTATTGCGAGGACTATTTTGAGCATCGATAGTTTGCTGGACACATTTCTTACAGTAGTTATGGCAGCAGGGCAGCTCCAAAATAGGTGGAGTGAATATTTCCAGGCAAATAGGACAAGAGAGTTCGCTACAGAGGGTATCCATGTTCATCTCAAAGTGTTCAGGATTAGAATGAAAGAAGCTGTAAACACATTCAAAGAATCTTAGCTGATTGTGACCTCACTGCTTGTTGGTGAGGCAGAGTTCTATTTGACAACTGGTTGCTTAGCAACCCACTCACCTTGAAGTGGGTTTCACTGTGAGCAATCATCTGTAGCCAAACATGCTTCCTTCTAGGGGTGTTGTGAGAACTTACGCTGCAAGCATTTGACATGAACTGTATACAGGCCATATAAAGACAATGCAGTGGCAGGTACagataaacaaaacagcaggtcacttttttttaatgttaagAGCATTTATTTTTTCGGCAAGGGATGGGAAAAATTGTGCTTCTTCAAGGTTTCCACAGTACAATGTCTCAACCTTAAGATACAAATGTAATCAAGCTTGAACCAAGATAATAAGTTCAGTTGTCTACACTTCCTGATGCACACCATATTGTGCATTCAGTGACAAAAAAATGAGGTCTGAGGTGGACTAGACATTATGTATCTAAAACATTGATAGTGCATatgacagaaaacaaaatatCCCTTTGTAGAAATAAACTCCAAGGAGCAGCTTAGTTTCTTTGCAAAGTAAGTCATTTTTGAATGAGGCAGAATTAATTTAGTcagaaccaaacaaaacaagaggcaGATTCCTtggcaaacacatacattctcaAACATGCTagttttccttttattttttacGTAACAGTATTTTCTGACTGCTAACTAGGTTGCATTACAATGAAATGAGCATTAACATGCTTATTAACCtgcaaattaaaaataaattgacCATTTAAAATCAAAGCTAACTTTGCATTCAGTTTCCCTTTCTTCCATTACATTTTAATATGCCACTTTAGATATACCTCAGCATACTTTGCacagtgaaaagaaaatattatttGGTTTGCAGACATCCATCTCCATGATGTTGAAGGGAACAATATTGAAAGTTCCATTTATAAGGATTGAGATGTGTACATATTAAAGCACGTTCCCCAGTGATCAGTGTTAACACGCATTTACTACACTTGTATACATTTCAGGACGGCAGAATCATTCTGATTCTCTCTGAATGTAACAACATTCCCTTTAAGCCATGTTGTTAATGCCCATTTAATGGGGCATTGCTCTATGCTTTTGTGTTAAACATACAAACGTAATAAATAGGTAGGTACTATAAGTACGATATAATAAATATCACACAGATTTATACCAAACATATTAGAACCAAAGGACATGAAAACCACTTAAAGTGAACCTCATGGCACACAAGAATATATggcagtttttttcttcttttcaagaGTAAACATTGAAGAACggcaaaacaacacagacacgaAGACACAAACGACAACAGCTTTAAACGGCCTGATGTTAAAAtaggactttaaaaaaaaatattaacacAATAGTAACAATAAAACAGCAGCAACAGTAGAAATTTTTGGACCTGCTTTGACTTTTATGCCACAAAAACATACGGACGTTCTAAAATAATAAAAGAGGTTGAGGATCGTACCCAGCCCCTGATGTGACCCAGTTATGGACGTAAGTGGAGGGTGATCAGGGGTACGCGGTATACTGGCATGTGGACTCCTCTGCTTTGGCCCTCAGCTCATGGAGAACAGGAGTCAGGACTGCCCGCAGGGTGTGGTAGACCGCCTGGCTGTTCGCTGATTCTAGATCCACCTAGTcatacaaacagacattaaGATTACATTCCAGAGAGCTACAACTACATGAAATATGAACAGAATTGATTCAAAGATCTACCTGAAGTGGATGCTGACAACGTATATTCTTACGGTCAACATTTCATGTGTACGTTTTTCATTTATGTGCTGTAAATTGGGAATCACTTCCCATGGTTTGTGTGCATGGATAATTACTTAACATACAATATGATATAAAGGTTAGAAATCTTTGTCAGAATATGAAACATAAACCttaaaaactcacctttgtaaatGTTTTGATTATATGATCGAGAATGTCCTTTTCCACATCCTCTGGTATTTCTAAAAGATGTGCGGTACAATCCAGAATGCACAACAGAGTTTGTTTGTGGCCCTAGAGTAAAAACAAGACCACAGGTTAAGGGTATCTATAAGGGCCAAATGAGGCTACAGTGAGTCAGTCTAATCTAAACCCAATCTCACCCCCACTGCCCACCACTCAAAGAAATATCTGCAAGCTAATCTTAGACTAAAGCACtgtagtgaagggagagagcattcaccCCACCCGGCCTCCATCCTAGGccaacactgtaacacacacacatcctgaccACTCCAATCCATAAAGCCAGGTTtgttggcatggcagtcagagcgcATACTCAACTGTACTGACAAGCCCTCAATCACTTGACACTACACTGTCCACAATAAAACAATTAACCATTTGCCTTTACCAACAAATCTGACCGTCCAGAAATgggatggctgccctgtccactTCCTATATTCCATCTTCACAGTATTTACCTGCAACACTGATCTGACAATCCTGACAACTATTACTCTTGAAGCACTACCTCTTGCCTTTGGTCAATCACGTAGCAGTTAACAGGGCGGGATCTGATTCACGAACAGGTACTTCCTGGAGTACAGTCTTATTAGAAAATTTCCCGCTGTTCGTGTAGCAGCCGTGCCATCTACCTTGCCCAGTGAGTCTAGGGCCTGTTGTGGGCTGTAGTTCTTCTCCTCCAGGGCCTCCACATCCTCTCGGCTGATGACTGGCTCTCTGAGTTGCTCCAGCCAGGCCCACATAAGGCTGGAGAGCACCAGGGGGTCCCGCTCCTGGTAGAGTCTCTCCCAGGCCCCCTCTCTGGAGTTCAGCTCCATCTGCAGGCAGAGTGTGGGTCGTCCCATTTAGAATGATTGGCTCGTTTTACTCCTGTGCAAAACTCTCTCTGAAAACTCTTACCAAGGCTGAGAAGACTGACTGTTATTAGTTATAAAAGCATGCTTGCTCCTGTGGTTTAATAGAGCAGGGCGCTgccaacaccaaggtcatgggtttgatacccaGACATTGCATATGCTGATAAAAATGTATAGCTGCATGTACTGTTattggctttggataaaagcatctgctaaatgaataaatgaaaatgttatgaCAATCTAATTGCGTCATGAAGGTATGAAATAAGTTTTCAAATGGTTTGGGATATTAATGCTGTTCCATGTTGATCTGGGTCAGATAAGTCTGATTTCTGCAAGGTCCTTCCAGAGTTGCCTTCAATCTCAACCACGTTTTGCTACTGTTCTTGACCCCTCGTTTTTTTTACAGCCAAATTACACATTTTTGTCAAGACCTAATGGAACCACCTGACCTCAGCATTTGAAGAGCTTCACTTGAAGGAAGAAAAACTAGCCATACCTGCCATTCTAACACCTCGTCTTTGAGCTCCTTTGGGTCTGACCCTGTCGCAAGTGCTTCAGCGACCAAGACTCGTCTGGCCTGTGGGGTGAGCTCATTCTGGAGCGCGATAAAGGGGATGTCTGTCCCCTTCTCCGAACTCGCATCGCAAGCTTCAGTTGTGCAGGGATCGGAGAGGGCTGATGATTTTCCCCTATCACCAGAGTCGCTGGTATTTGTGCTGCTCTCAGCATACCCGACAGACATGCTACGCTGACCCTGTCTGAGGGGTACCCGTCTTGTCTGGAAAGAGACTCCAGGctttttctcctctgtgtctttccTCTGAGGTTTGTCTGAGATTGGCGAGTTGACGGGAGAGCGATTGCTTGGGCTGTCGCTGCCGTAACTGTCACTGTGAGGTTGAGCTGGTGGGTGCCAAGTGGACTCGGAGTCCCCTAGGCTGTTGAGAAAGGCAAAGCATGGGTTGACGAGGTCCGAGACGGGCCTGTGGGTAAGTGCACTTgcagcgccccctgctgggAGCATCTGAGAGGCCAGGATGTGCAGGGCGGTGTCGCTCAAGCTAAGGCTTCTCTTGAGGGTGCGGAGGGGCCTCAGATGGCTGCAGAGTTCCTGCCGCCTCCAAACCACTTCCTGCTCGCTGCACAGCAGTCGGTCGTGAGCCAGCAGCACAGGGACGGGGGTTGTCAGAGAGCCACGTGGCAAAGGCACAGGGATACCCTTCCCCCTCATCTCCTTGCCGAGCTGCTGCAAAGCCTGCTGGGATACCGTCTTCTCCACCTCGGCGGCCAGGTCTGGCAGCTCGGGCGCCGGCCGCAGCTCATCCTCGGTGACCGTGCGGTTCTCAGCCACGTCCAGCAGCAGGCGGCAGACCAGCTGCACAGGCTTTGGCACGTGCTTCATGAGCCGCGCCTCATAGCCGTGCAGCAGATGGCGCTGCCGAGTCAGGTACTGCGAGAGCGTGACGGCGTGGGCCCTCGGCTCGGCGCAGGAGAAGACGCTGCGCAGCGGCACCAGGAACTGGGcgaactctctcacacacagcagctggcCCCGGGTCTGGATGGAGTTGGGCCGCTTTGCGCGCACAAACAGGATGGCCTGGTCAGCACTCATCCGCGAATTAAAAACGAGGTAGCACGCCAATAAGACACCTGTGAGAGATGATCAACAACAAGATTGACATGGAGGGAGATGCAGTTGTGGTGTTAAATTAAATGCGTAATAATAAGCAAGTCAAAGTAAGTTATGGGTCACATTACTGTACCATTTAAATGACCTTGTTAGCCCCATCATTATGCTCGTCACTATAGCGTATCTGGCAACAGCTTGTAGCTTTGAAAAAAGTCAAGTAATCTTTACACCTGAAACCACTTAAAGACTATTTAACTATTGTAACTATTGTAATTACACTACAATGTACTATTGTAGTGGTGGAACTATTGTAATTACAtgcaattaattaattattcacACAATACGGTAGCAGAGGTGACCATCTCTTTCACTGACCAAAACACTTTCAGCATCACCCAAAGTTGACACTGCATCTGAAGGTCTTATGCATTTGGAGTGAAGCAATAATGATACTTGCCTGTTCTTCCAAGACCAGCATGGCAATGGATGGCCATTTTTCCCTCCTGAATGGCAAATGACATCACCTTAACCATATCCAGGATGGTGGTCAGAGATGCCACACCATAGTCCTTCCATCCAAAGTTATAAAAGTAGACTGAAAggagaaaatatgtttttgtgtggctTGGAAACTACGCCAAGACATACTGAACATTTGGACTCTACTGCTATGACGCTTGAACAAATTGAAATATCATGAAATCTATCAAATGCTGCTGATAGTTTTACAACCAGACATCAGtgttcactgttttttttagtcAGCAGTAAAAGCCTAGAGCCTATATATAACATTAATGACATTTCAAGGAAAGTTCCTAAAAACCCACACCATTATACTGACAGATCATAGCTCACTAATACAGAGGAAAGTGATGACTTATTCATTTTCCCAGGTGGTGC encodes the following:
- the ptpdc1a gene encoding protein tyrosine phosphatase domain-containing protein 1 isoform X1 yields the protein MQQCPARASHSGEILSGLGGNRRHSASDVLLKVLQRRRSSALESLSTSSHRVMLAVSLTEANRSAQGRRLSARVPTAKYTKVGETLRHVIPGHMQCSMTCGGRACKYENPSRWSDEEQAIKGLYSSWITDNLLAMSRPSTEIIEKYHIIEQFQRCSLKTVINLQRPGEHASCGNPLEVESGFTYRPEIFMEAGIYFYNFGWKDYGVASLTTILDMVKVMSFAIQEGKMAIHCHAGLGRTGVLLACYLVFNSRMSADQAILFVRAKRPNSIQTRGQLLCVREFAQFLVPLRSVFSCAEPRAHAVTLSQYLTRQRHLLHGYEARLMKHVPKPVQLVCRLLLDVAENRTVTEDELRPAPELPDLAAEVEKTVSQQALQQLGKEMRGKGIPVPLPRGSLTTPVPVLLAHDRLLCSEQEVVWRRQELCSHLRPLRTLKRSLSLSDTALHILASQMLPAGGAASALTHRPVSDLVNPCFAFLNSLGDSESTWHPPAQPHSDSYGSDSPSNRSPVNSPISDKPQRKDTEEKKPGVSFQTRRVPLRQGQRSMSVGYAESSTNTSDSGDRGKSSALSDPCTTEACDASSEKGTDIPFIALQNELTPQARRVLVAEALATGSDPKELKDEVLEWQMELNSREGAWERLYQERDPLVLSSLMWAWLEQLREPVISREDVEALEEKNYSPQQALDSLGKGHKQTLLCILDCTAHLLEIPEDVEKDILDHIIKTFTKVDLESANSQAVYHTLRAVLTPVLHELRAKAEESTCQYTAYP
- the ptpdc1a gene encoding protein tyrosine phosphatase domain-containing protein 1 isoform X2 — encoded protein: MIPSDNGNITRSEDPASAMEAGVSLLSDLPYPSPGEPSAEMEPVSARVPTAKYTKVGETLRHVIPGHMQCSMTCGGRACKYENPSRWSDEEQAIKGLYSSWITDNLLAMSRPSTEIIEKYHIIEQFQRCSLKTVINLQRPGEHASCGNPLEVESGFTYRPEIFMEAGIYFYNFGWKDYGVASLTTILDMVKVMSFAIQEGKMAIHCHAGLGRTGVLLACYLVFNSRMSADQAILFVRAKRPNSIQTRGQLLCVREFAQFLVPLRSVFSCAEPRAHAVTLSQYLTRQRHLLHGYEARLMKHVPKPVQLVCRLLLDVAENRTVTEDELRPAPELPDLAAEVEKTVSQQALQQLGKEMRGKGIPVPLPRGSLTTPVPVLLAHDRLLCSEQEVVWRRQELCSHLRPLRTLKRSLSLSDTALHILASQMLPAGGAASALTHRPVSDLVNPCFAFLNSLGDSESTWHPPAQPHSDSYGSDSPSNRSPVNSPISDKPQRKDTEEKKPGVSFQTRRVPLRQGQRSMSVGYAESSTNTSDSGDRGKSSALSDPCTTEACDASSEKGTDIPFIALQNELTPQARRVLVAEALATGSDPKELKDEVLEWQMELNSREGAWERLYQERDPLVLSSLMWAWLEQLREPVISREDVEALEEKNYSPQQALDSLGKGHKQTLLCILDCTAHLLEIPEDVEKDILDHIIKTFTKVDLESANSQAVYHTLRAVLTPVLHELRAKAEESTCQYTAYP